The Aedes aegypti strain LVP_AGWG chromosome 3, AaegL5.0 Primary Assembly, whole genome shotgun sequence genome contains a region encoding:
- the LOC5571088 gene encoding uncharacterized protein LOC5571088 isoform X2, protein MKNSIFLVLSCVVIFVARQTEAKPQGPAHVTDRCCNNCVPCRASFNVEKPVDPECPPPKNYSYNVQVIDPHCPCQKFETLDANVEKPVDPPCPKKLRLSARVEHNPKDCECPLCQ, encoded by the exons ATGAAGAATTCGATTTTCTTGGTGCTGAGTTGTGTGGTGATATTCGTGGCGAGGCAGACGGAAGCTAAG CCACAAGGACCTGCGCATGTGACGGATCGATGCTGCAATAATTGTGTTCCGTGTCGGGCGAGTTTCAATGTGGAAAAACCAGTAGATCCGGAATGTCCTCCCCCGAAAAACTATTCATACAACGTGCAGGTGATCGATCCACACTGCCCCTGCCAAAAGTTTGAAACGTTGGACGCAAACGTGGAGAAACCTGTGGATCCTCCTTGCCCGAAGAAACTGAGGTTGTCCGCTAGGGTGGAACACAATCCAAAAG attgTGAATGTCCTCTTTGCCa atgA
- the LOC5571088 gene encoding uncharacterized protein LOC5571088 isoform X1 — protein sequence MKNSIFLVLSCVVIFVARQTEAKPQGPAHVTDRCCNNCVPCRASFNVEKPVDPECPPPKNYSYNVQVIDPHCPCQKFETLDANVEKPVDPPCPKKLRLSARVEHNPKDCECPLCQYGNIFNMSLNDASETEHYCTNKSYHQVLSRNKLYEFRSSGNSVHEEFEFDYCFPRKRYKRTTADKVNCNDLVKLGYICQCVPDDGTGCLSVSHGGEPFVGSPFQDPDEKEVYVGSAKPPSFELIRRHITPILVANDGKTALQDVRDLAEVYYEIYRRHNEKNLTIPIKYGTKTVEKHSEGLRTYDIEPVEGRYNPSALDKISHFSNHMFGEIVDRVKKLQQLPRLFPFRQNRQSQRLQRNSNRRELRDSS from the exons ATGAAGAATTCGATTTTCTTGGTGCTGAGTTGTGTGGTGATATTCGTGGCGAGGCAGACGGAAGCTAAG CCACAAGGACCTGCGCATGTGACGGATCGATGCTGCAATAATTGTGTTCCGTGTCGGGCGAGTTTCAATGTGGAAAAACCAGTAGATCCGGAATGTCCTCCCCCGAAAAACTATTCATACAACGTGCAGGTGATCGATCCACACTGCCCCTGCCAAAAGTTTGAAACGTTGGACGCAAACGTGGAGAAACCTGTGGATCCTCCTTGCCCGAAGAAACTGAGGTTGTCCGCTAGGGTGGAACACAATCCAAAAG attgTGAATGTCCTCTTTGCCagtatggaaatatttttaatatgagCCTTAACGACGCTTCAGAGACGGAACATTACTGTACCAATAAGAGCTATCATCAAGTGCTTAGTCGAAATAAGTTGTACGAATTCCGATCCAGCGGAAACTCAGTTCATGAAGAGTTTGAGTTTGACTATTGCTTCCCTAGAAAACGTTATAAAAGAACAACTGCAGATAAGGTCAATTGTAACGATTTGGTTAAACTAGGATACATTTGTCAATGCGTTCCCGATGACGGAACTGGCTGTTTATCAGTAAGCCATGGCGGTGAACCGTTTGTGGGATCGCCTTTCCAAGATCCTGATGAAAAGGAAGTTTATGTAGGGAGCGCTAAGCCCCCATCATTTGAATTAATTCGAAGGCATATCACTCCTATTCTAGTAGCAAATGACGGAAAAACGGCTTTACAGGACGTTAGAGATCTTGCAGAGGTATACTACGAAATTTATAGGCGtcacaatgaaaaaaatcttacgATTCCGATCAAGTATGGAACCAAAACGGTAGAGAAGCATTCAGAGGGCCTTCGTACATACGATATTGAGCCCGTTGAAGGTCGTTACAATCCGTCTGCTTTAGACAAAATATCCCATTTCAGTAATCATATGTTCGGGGAGATCGTCGACCGTGTTAAGAAATTGCAACAGCTGCCTAGACTATTTCCATTTCGTCAAAATAGACAATCGCAGCGCTTGCAAAGGAATTCGAACCGGAGAGAACTTCGTGATTCTTCGTGA
- the LOC5571087 gene encoding titin has protein sequence MQFSVTVICSISLLTLVCEAAVIYKNECDCKRKIMKASTLPPPDFHSFKQCEETKPTDLHPIKDMCSCIDVAHVRPGCSQIDDIPKFAPSTSCECGYDDCKPPPKKYPADVISQHLAVVAARKKTISETDLHFHAPPIKVPPCPKEVLTVPEELLYKLNRQPIELKPPKKKYIPRVDLSEEEQQPCLPEKQYYSDICYGKIEAPNPALEEVKQEEIPCQMCTDNYTEEETTDCPCELETEEDCESDEEMPDEALEDEEEDVDSNKASEEIDLEEESGEEEAYRKRSIRPSSFGRSSSKIKN, from the exons ATGCAGTTCAGTGTCACAGTGATATGCAGCATATCTCTGCTAACGTTGGTGTGTGAAGCTGCTGTAATCTACAAGAATGAGTGCGACTGCAAGCGGAAAATAATGAAAGCTTCGACGCTGCCACCACCGGACTTTCACAGCTTTAAACAGTGCGAAGAAACGAAACCCACCGATTTGCATCCCATAAAAGACATGTGCTCGTGTATAGACGTGGCCCATGTCCGCCCGGGTTGCAGTCAGATAGACGACATTCCCAAGTTTGCACCATCAACGTCGTGCGAGTGCGGCTATGACGATTGTAAGCCTCCACCAAA AAAATACCCTGCAGATGTCATCAGTCAACATCTGGCGGTCGTTGCAGCCCGTAAGAAAACCATATCCGAGACAGACTTGCATTTCCACGCACCACCCATCAAGGTACCTCCGTGTCCCAAAGAGGTTCTTACTGTTCCCGAAGAGCTTCTCTACAAACTGAACCGTCAACCAATCGAGCTGAAACCTCCGAAGAAGAAGTACATCCCCAGAGTAGATTTGTCCGAAGAGGAACAGCAGCCGTGTCTTCCGGAGAAGCAGTACTATTCTGACATCTGTTATGGCAAAATAGAGGCGCCCAACCCGGCACTCGAAGAGGTCAAACAGGAGGAGATTCCTTGCCAAATGTGTACGGATAACTACACGGAAGAGGAAACGACAGATTGCCCATGTGAGTTAGAAACGGAGGAAGACTGCGAGTCCGACGAGGAAATGCCCGATGAGGCTctagaagacgaagaagaagatgtaGATTCCAACAAAGCGTCTGAAGAAATTGATTTGGAGGAGGAGAGTGGCGAAGAAGAGGCCTACAGGAAACGATCGATACGGCCTTCCTCGTTTGGACGGTCAAGCTCTAAGATAAAAAACTAA